In Halogeometricum sp. S1BR25-6, a single genomic region encodes these proteins:
- a CDS encoding YihY/virulence factor BrkB family protein — translation MSVRTRNPIPVIRSVATTVQEREVTFLAASISYYTLVSLVPLLTLGLLVASFVGGEALRQQVMMLAQQYLLPSGSDIVGNALGDPTGQGALSVVSLGVTLWGALKLFRGLDIAFSRIYGSEAGGIVDQLRDGIVALGSLGAGTLGVGLLTVVIAILDVPFVDFLSPFLLLGLLAAAFFPLYYVFPDSGLSPREALPGTVFAAVGWVVLGVVFGTYAATASGSVAGALGAILLLVTWFYFSGILVLTGAVVNAVLADRVSSGPSDGGAPDRQVQHGPARQTDRTMSVDDATVDESGEADVDPRGAPDIEQLEDRVEELRADLDSFESDVQERTVERPDVESELKRYVRNQMRQGKARGWGPYLVLLYGTAVTIAAFFLIQDDLLAVVAMLVTYLSTLGLYVIFVVFGAGLGALGVPGRLVDWIRDRRS, via the coding sequence GTGAGCGTTCGGACCCGGAACCCTATTCCCGTGATTCGCTCGGTGGCCACGACCGTCCAAGAGCGGGAGGTGACGTTCCTGGCGGCGAGCATCTCCTACTACACGCTCGTCTCCCTCGTTCCTCTCCTCACGCTCGGCCTCCTCGTCGCGTCGTTCGTCGGCGGCGAGGCGCTCCGACAGCAGGTGATGATGCTGGCCCAGCAGTACCTCCTCCCCTCGGGTTCGGACATCGTCGGGAACGCCCTCGGCGACCCGACCGGACAGGGGGCGCTCTCGGTCGTGAGCCTCGGCGTCACCCTGTGGGGGGCGTTGAAGCTCTTCAGAGGCTTGGACATCGCCTTCTCGCGCATCTACGGCTCCGAGGCCGGCGGCATCGTCGACCAACTCAGAGACGGCATCGTCGCGCTCGGATCGCTCGGCGCGGGCACCCTCGGCGTCGGACTCCTCACCGTCGTCATCGCGATTCTCGACGTCCCGTTCGTCGACTTCCTGAGCCCGTTTCTGCTTCTCGGACTGCTCGCCGCGGCGTTCTTCCCGCTCTACTACGTCTTCCCTGACTCCGGCCTCTCGCCGCGCGAGGCGCTCCCCGGAACCGTCTTCGCGGCCGTCGGCTGGGTCGTCCTCGGCGTCGTCTTCGGCACCTACGCCGCCACCGCGAGTGGGTCCGTCGCGGGGGCTCTCGGGGCCATCCTTCTGCTCGTGACGTGGTTCTACTTCTCGGGCATTCTCGTCCTCACGGGCGCGGTGGTGAACGCCGTCCTCGCCGACCGGGTGTCCTCCGGACCGAGCGACGGCGGCGCACCGGACCGGCAGGTACAACACGGCCCCGCCCGACAGACAGACCGGACGATGAGCGTGGACGACGCAACCGTAGACGAGTCGGGCGAGGCGGACGTCGACCCCCGCGGGGCGCCCGACATCGAACAACTCGAGGACCGCGTCGAGGAACTTCGCGCGGACCTCGATTCGTTCGAGTCGGACGTACAGGAGCGGACGGTCGAACGCCCCGACGTGGAGTCCGAACTCAAGCGCTACGTGCGCAACCAGATGCGCCAGGGCAAGGCGCGCGGATGGGGGCCGTACCTCGTACTGCTGTACGGCACCGCCGTGACCATCGCGGCGTTCTTCCTCATCCAAGACGACCTGCTCGCCGTCGTCGCCATGCTCGTCACGTATCTCTCGACACTCGGTCTCTACGTCATCTTCGTCGTGTTCGGCGCCGGACTCGGGGCGCTCGGTGTCCCCGGCCGCCTCGTCGACTGGATTCGCGACCGTCGGTCCTGA
- a CDS encoding phosphatase PAP2 family protein, which translates to MTGPPTVAAAAALLPLPLTARGLGELDAAASLPDAVVTLFSVLTHLGNPWVCLFAVCLAYVVGDRAGIARPSAAFLLALGLGAVGLTLGLKTAFALPRPPGAAETGYGFPSGHALGTTVFWGGAALLADAGRRRVRLGVAVAVVAVVAVSRVVLGVHYLADVVAGVAVGALFVAAAVGVGPGLRRPSVPSNRAVVACFLVGGVLAAAAAAADPVEREVLLAVGTAVGGTATWAWLGDTLSGRSAGDALSLSPRSLVVGVLAVPVPLVAMAAVAELPVRSLALAGAGAVGGAALLSLPVAAAALFE; encoded by the coding sequence ATGACCGGACCACCGACCGTCGCCGCGGCCGCCGCTCTCCTTCCCCTCCCACTTACCGCCCGCGGTCTGGGCGAACTCGACGCCGCGGCGTCGCTGCCGGACGCCGTCGTGACGCTGTTCTCCGTGCTCACCCACCTCGGAAACCCGTGGGTCTGTCTGTTCGCCGTCTGCCTCGCCTACGTCGTCGGTGACCGAGCGGGCATCGCGCGCCCCTCCGCGGCGTTCCTCCTCGCCCTCGGACTCGGCGCCGTCGGACTCACTCTCGGTCTCAAGACGGCCTTCGCGCTCCCCCGTCCGCCGGGCGCGGCCGAAACGGGGTACGGCTTTCCCAGCGGCCACGCCCTCGGGACGACGGTGTTCTGGGGCGGCGCGGCGCTCCTCGCGGACGCGGGGCGCCGCCGCGTTCGCCTCGGCGTCGCCGTCGCCGTCGTCGCCGTCGTCGCCGTCTCGCGCGTCGTCCTCGGCGTCCACTACCTTGCGGACGTGGTCGCGGGCGTCGCCGTCGGCGCCCTCTTCGTCGCCGCCGCCGTCGGCGTCGGCCCCGGCCTCCGCCGCCCGTCGGTCCCCTCGAACCGCGCCGTCGTCGCCTGCTTTCTCGTCGGCGGCGTCCTCGCTGCGGCCGCCGCCGCCGCGGACCCCGTCGAACGGGAGGTGCTCCTCGCCGTCGGGACGGCGGTCGGCGGCACGGCGACGTGGGCCTGGCTCGGCGACACCCTCTCCGGACGGTCGGCGGGTGACGCCCTCTCGCTGTCTCCCCGGTCGCTCGTCGTCGGCGTTCTCGCCGTTCCGGTGCCGCTGGTCGCGATGGCCGCCGTCGCCGAACTGCCGGTCCGGTCGCTCGCCCTCGCGGGGGCGGGCGCCGTCGGCGGGGCGGCGCTGCTGTCGCTCCCCGTCGCGGCGGCGGCGCTGTTCGAGTGA
- the glnA gene encoding type I glutamate--ammonia ligase has protein sequence MTDDNANTNVATDGGLSTKAQAVVDEIESSDVDFLRLQFTDILGTVKNVAIPATQAEKAFTEGIYFDGSSIEGFVRIQESDMRLKPDPDTFAILPWRDGRSARLICDVIDTSTGEPFVGDPRYVLKDALDRAEEMGYTVNVAPEPEFFLFEEDEEGRATTNTNDAGGYFDLAPKDLASDVRRDIIYGLEQMDFEIEASHHEVAEGQHEINFEYDDALTTADNVGTFRTVVRAIAAQHDLHATFMPKPISRVNGSGMHTHISLFDEDGENVFHDEEDEFDLSETAHSFLAGILEHAPALSAVTNPTVNSYKRLVPGYEAPVYVAWSDRNRSALIRKPAARVPVASRIEARFPDPSCNPYLAFAALIHAGLEGVEQDLEAPDPVRENIYEFDEEKREEYGIDTLPSNLGEALTALEEDEVIQDALGEHIYEKFHEAKSYEYDEFRVDVSQWELDQYLETF, from the coding sequence ATGACGGACGATAACGCGAACACGAATGTGGCAACGGACGGCGGACTTTCGACGAAAGCGCAGGCAGTCGTCGACGAGATCGAGTCCAGCGACGTGGACTTCCTCCGCCTCCAGTTTACTGATATTCTCGGCACGGTCAAGAACGTGGCTATCCCCGCCACGCAGGCCGAGAAGGCATTTACCGAGGGAATCTACTTCGACGGTTCTTCTATCGAGGGCTTCGTGCGCATCCAGGAATCCGACATGCGCCTCAAGCCCGACCCGGACACGTTCGCGATTCTCCCGTGGCGTGACGGTCGCTCCGCGCGTCTCATCTGCGACGTGATCGACACCAGCACGGGCGAACCGTTCGTCGGTGACCCGCGCTACGTGCTGAAAGACGCGCTCGACCGCGCCGAGGAGATGGGCTATACAGTCAACGTCGCCCCCGAACCCGAGTTCTTCCTCTTCGAGGAGGACGAGGAGGGTCGCGCGACGACGAACACGAACGACGCCGGCGGCTACTTCGACCTCGCGCCGAAGGACCTCGCGTCCGACGTCCGGCGCGACATCATCTACGGCCTCGAACAGATGGACTTCGAGATAGAGGCCAGCCACCACGAGGTCGCCGAGGGCCAACACGAGATCAACTTCGAGTACGACGACGCGCTCACGACGGCGGACAACGTGGGGACGTTCCGGACGGTCGTCCGCGCCATCGCGGCCCAGCACGACCTGCACGCGACGTTCATGCCCAAGCCCATCTCCCGCGTCAACGGCTCCGGCATGCACACGCACATCTCGCTGTTCGACGAGGACGGCGAGAACGTGTTCCACGACGAGGAGGACGAGTTCGACCTCTCGGAGACGGCCCACTCGTTCCTCGCGGGCATCCTCGAACACGCCCCCGCCCTCTCGGCGGTCACCAACCCGACGGTGAACTCCTACAAGCGCCTTGTCCCCGGCTACGAAGCGCCCGTCTACGTCGCGTGGTCCGACCGCAACCGCTCGGCGCTCATCCGGAAGCCGGCCGCGCGCGTCCCGGTCGCCAGCCGTATCGAGGCCCGCTTCCCCGACCCGTCGTGCAACCCATACCTCGCGTTCGCCGCGCTCATCCACGCCGGTCTCGAGGGCGTCGAACAGGACCTGGAGGCGCCGGACCCGGTCCGCGAGAACATCTACGAGTTCGACGAGGAGAAGCGCGAGGAGTACGGCATCGACACGCTCCCCTCGAACCTCGGCGAGGCGCTCACCGCCCTCGAAGAGGACGAGGTCATCCAGGACGCCCTCGGCGAGCACATCTACGAGAAGTTCCACGAGGCGAAGTCCTACGAGTACGACGAGTTCCGCGTCGACGTCTCGCAGTGGGAACTCGACCAGTACCTCGAGACGTTCTGA
- the lrp gene encoding HTH-type transcriptional regulator Lrp translates to MTYENLDAKLINALLGDGRASLRSLAEELDVSVTTVSNHLRDLEDEGVIEGYTPRVNYDALGYDVTAIIQLKVEGSALPQITDRLREQKQMVSVYEVTGDYDIIAVGKFTDTDGMNSQIKALLTDEDIRESNTSVVLNAVVENQQFELDVDE, encoded by the coding sequence ATGACGTACGAAAACCTCGACGCAAAACTCATCAACGCTCTGCTGGGAGACGGACGCGCGAGCCTCCGAAGCCTCGCTGAGGAGCTCGACGTGTCGGTTACGACCGTCTCCAACCATCTCCGCGATTTGGAAGACGAAGGCGTCATTGAGGGATATACCCCCCGGGTGAACTACGACGCACTCGGCTACGACGTCACCGCCATCATTCAACTGAAAGTGGAGGGAAGCGCGCTCCCGCAGATAACCGACCGACTGCGCGAGCAGAAGCAGATGGTCTCGGTTTACGAAGTCACCGGCGACTACGACATCATCGCCGTCGGTAAGTTCACCGACACCGACGGCATGAACAGCCAGATTAAGGCGCTCCTGACCGACGAGGACATCCGCGAGTCCAACACGAGCGTCGTCCTCAACGCCGTCGTCGAGAACCAGCAGTTCGAACTCGACGTCGACGAGTAA
- a CDS encoding aminopeptidase, whose translation MDPRIREHAQTIAEHSTGIESGDNVVIAAPAAAEELVVALHEECAERGANPVYTNSSSRASRAFLRNREGDFETPEHLLAMYEEMDVYIAVRGDANASETADVDPETNAAYRRAMQPVLQERLSKTWCLTQFPTSGNAQLAGMSTDAYQNFVWDAVSLDWDEQYEHQQQMVEILDDADEVRIAAGEETDVTMSVAGNAAINDKGEKNLPGGEVFTAPVRDSVEGEVHFDMPLYRQGREIEDVRVRFEDGRVESYSAGRNEEVLDGVFDTDEGARYLGELGIGMNRAIDTFTYNMLFDEKMGDTVHMAVGSAYPDTVGEENEVNQSAEHVDMILDMSEKSVIEVDGDVVQRDGTFVFEDDFE comes from the coding sequence ATGGACCCACGCATCCGGGAACACGCCCAGACCATCGCCGAGCACTCGACGGGCATCGAGTCCGGCGACAACGTCGTCATCGCGGCGCCCGCCGCCGCCGAGGAGTTGGTCGTCGCCCTCCACGAGGAGTGCGCCGAACGCGGCGCCAACCCCGTCTACACGAACAGCAGTTCCCGCGCCTCCCGCGCGTTCCTCCGGAACCGCGAGGGCGACTTCGAGACGCCGGAGCACCTCCTCGCGATGTACGAGGAGATGGACGTCTACATCGCGGTTCGCGGCGACGCGAACGCCTCCGAGACGGCGGACGTGGACCCCGAGACGAACGCCGCCTACCGCCGCGCGATGCAACCCGTTCTGCAGGAACGCCTCTCGAAGACGTGGTGTCTCACGCAGTTCCCCACCTCCGGCAACGCCCAACTCGCCGGCATGAGCACCGACGCCTACCAGAACTTCGTCTGGGACGCCGTCAGCCTCGACTGGGACGAACAGTACGAACATCAACAGCAGATGGTCGAGATTCTGGACGACGCCGACGAGGTGCGCATCGCCGCCGGCGAGGAGACGGACGTGACGATGAGCGTCGCGGGCAACGCCGCAATCAACGACAAGGGCGAGAAGAACCTCCCCGGCGGCGAGGTGTTCACCGCACCCGTCCGCGACAGCGTCGAGGGCGAGGTGCACTTCGACATGCCTCTCTACCGGCAGGGCCGCGAAATCGAGGACGTCCGCGTGCGCTTCGAGGACGGCCGCGTCGAGTCCTACAGCGCCGGACGCAACGAGGAAGTGCTCGACGGCGTGTTCGACACCGACGAGGGCGCCCGCTACCTCGGCGAACTCGGCATCGGAATGAACCGCGCCATCGACACGTTCACGTACAACATGCTGTTCGACGAGAAGATGGGCGACACCGTTCACATGGCCGTCGGGTCCGCGTACCCGGACACGGTGGGTGAGGAGAACGAGGTGAACCAGAGCGCCGAACACGTCGACATGATTCTGGACATGTCCGAAAAGTCCGTCATCGAGGTGGACGGGGACGTCGTCCAGCGAGACGGCACGTTCGTTTTCGAGGACGACTTCGAGTAG
- a CDS encoding TQO small subunit DoxD: MNTPTTTTRTAVEDVLEFDLQGTIAGYWLVALRLITGYWFLHAGWTKFAFVSGEAFDASGYLANNSGPIQGFFAWVAATPWLMDVTNVMIPAGEFLIGLGLIVGALVRLASFFGALLMAFFYLGNADWAHGLVNGDLFGLVLFVTLATFGAGRILGLDAYLEKLDLADNRVAKFILG, translated from the coding sequence ATGAACACTCCTACCACCACCACCCGAACCGCCGTCGAGGACGTCCTCGAGTTCGACCTGCAGGGGACCATCGCCGGTTACTGGCTGGTCGCCCTTCGTCTCATCACGGGCTACTGGTTCCTCCACGCCGGGTGGACCAAGTTCGCCTTCGTCTCGGGCGAGGCGTTCGACGCCAGCGGCTACCTTGCGAACAACTCGGGGCCCATCCAGGGCTTCTTCGCGTGGGTCGCGGCGACGCCTTGGCTGATGGACGTCACGAACGTCATGATTCCCGCCGGGGAGTTCCTCATCGGCCTCGGACTCATCGTCGGCGCTCTCGTCCGACTGGCCTCGTTCTTCGGGGCCCTGCTGATGGCGTTCTTCTATCTGGGGAACGCCGACTGGGCGCACGGCCTGGTCAACGGTGACCTGTTCGGCCTCGTGCTGTTCGTCACCCTCGCGACGTTCGGCGCGGGCCGCATCCTCGGCCTCGACGCCTACCTCGAAAAACTCGACCTGGCCGACAACCGCGTCGCGAAGTTCATCCTCGGGTGA
- a CDS encoding threonine aldolase family protein has product MAIDLRSDTVTRPSAAMREAARDAPVGDDVYGDDPTVNELEAAAAERVGMEDALYVPTGTMGNQIAARVHADRGEEILLDEQAHIYKWEVGGLAQLSGLQVRTFDAGPSAVPTPEQVRERYVEEDLHRAGTGLLALENTHNARGGVAVPPEAIDAVAEAAHDLGVPVHLDGARLFNACVALDVDPTRMTRNADSVMFCLSKGLGAPVGSMLAGSEDYVERARRVRKLFGGGMRQAGIIAAPGLRALDNVERLAEDHENAARLAAGLDDIDGLSAPDPDTNIVQVFSEEAGLTAEEFESRCGDAGVLAGAHGEYLTRFCTHLDVSADDVEEAIDRIDAAMPA; this is encoded by the coding sequence ATGGCCATCGACCTTCGCAGCGATACGGTGACGCGCCCCTCGGCGGCGATGCGGGAGGCGGCGCGGGACGCCCCCGTCGGCGACGACGTGTACGGCGACGACCCGACGGTGAACGAACTCGAAGCCGCGGCGGCCGAGCGCGTGGGGATGGAGGACGCCCTCTACGTTCCGACGGGGACGATGGGCAACCAGATAGCCGCCCGCGTCCACGCCGACCGGGGGGAGGAGATTCTGCTCGACGAACAGGCGCACATCTACAAGTGGGAGGTCGGCGGCCTCGCACAACTCTCGGGTCTGCAGGTTCGCACGTTCGACGCGGGTCCCTCGGCCGTCCCGACGCCCGAACAGGTCCGCGAGCGATACGTGGAGGAGGACCTCCACAGGGCCGGGACGGGCCTCCTCGCACTCGAAAACACGCACAACGCGCGCGGCGGCGTCGCCGTCCCGCCCGAGGCTATCGACGCCGTGGCCGAGGCGGCGCACGACCTCGGCGTGCCGGTCCATCTCGACGGCGCCCGCCTGTTCAACGCCTGCGTCGCCCTCGACGTCGACCCGACGCGGATGACGCGGAACGCCGACTCGGTGATGTTCTGCCTCTCGAAGGGTCTCGGCGCGCCCGTCGGGTCGATGCTCGCCGGCAGCGAGGACTACGTCGAACGCGCCCGCCGCGTCCGCAAACTGTTCGGCGGCGGGATGCGGCAGGCGGGAATCATCGCCGCGCCGGGCCTCCGCGCCCTCGATAACGTCGAGCGACTGGCCGAGGACCACGAGAACGCGGCGCGACTCGCCGCCGGACTTGACGACATCGACGGCCTCAGCGCGCCCGACCCCGACACGAACATCGTGCAGGTGTTCTCCGAGGAGGCGGGCCTGACCGCCGAGGAGTTCGAAAGCCGCTGCGGGGACGCGGGCGTCCTCGCGGGTGCGCACGGCGAGTACCTGACGCGCTTCTGTACCCACCTCGACGTCTCCGCCGACGACGTGGAGGAGGCTATCGACCGAATCGACGCGGCGATGCCGGCGTAG
- a CDS encoding cation diffusion facilitator family transporter, which yields MAGSRGVVIAALVANGAIAVLKFLGYLLTQSPSMLSETYHSLSDTGNQVFLLIGIRYSDREANRAHPFGYGKAQFFYAFLVSVLLFGIAGWESLKHGYDAILHGSHAAAGLVSFAGYQFPAWYVNVVVLLGAIAFETYAMKKANAELQRQIREYGWSGVREAFRKTSDVTTLTAFTEDGIALAGAAIALVGVVLTQVTGNYIYDAVSAALIGVLLMGFALALAWENKRLLLGESLPKDVEDRLRDVVRNHPGVVHVDNFRTVHVGPEKVLVNADVSFESDLDTDDIDTDITRIEEKLKREDARVKFVYIEPEL from the coding sequence ATGGCAGGAAGCAGAGGCGTCGTCATCGCGGCCCTCGTCGCGAACGGCGCCATCGCCGTCCTGAAGTTCCTCGGATATCTCCTGACGCAGAGTCCCTCGATGCTGTCGGAGACGTACCACTCCCTCTCCGATACGGGCAATCAGGTGTTCCTCCTCATCGGCATCCGCTACAGCGACAGGGAGGCGAACAGAGCGCACCCGTTCGGCTACGGGAAGGCGCAGTTCTTCTACGCGTTCCTCGTCTCGGTGCTGCTGTTCGGCATCGCCGGCTGGGAGTCGCTGAAACACGGCTACGACGCCATCCTGCACGGCAGTCACGCCGCCGCCGGACTGGTGTCGTTCGCGGGCTATCAGTTCCCCGCCTGGTACGTCAACGTCGTCGTCCTCCTCGGGGCCATCGCCTTCGAGACGTACGCGATGAAGAAGGCCAACGCCGAACTCCAGCGGCAGATACGCGAGTACGGGTGGAGCGGCGTCAGGGAGGCGTTCAGGAAGACGAGCGACGTGACGACACTGACGGCGTTCACCGAGGACGGCATCGCCCTCGCGGGCGCGGCCATCGCCCTCGTCGGCGTCGTCCTCACGCAGGTGACGGGCAACTACATCTACGACGCCGTCTCCGCCGCACTCATCGGCGTCCTCCTCATGGGGTTCGCCCTCGCCCTCGCGTGGGAGAACAAGCGCCTCCTCCTCGGCGAGAGCCTCCCGAAGGACGTAGAAGACCGACTACGGGACGTCGTCCGGAACCACCCCGGCGTCGTCCACGTCGACAACTTCCGGACCGTCCACGTCGGCCCGGAGAAGGTGCTCGTCAACGCGGACGTCAGCTTCGAATCCGACCTCGACACCGACGATATCGACACCGATATCACGCGAATCGAGGAGAAACTCAAGCGCGAGGACGCTCGGGTGAAGTTCGTCTACATCGAACCCGAACTCTGA
- a CDS encoding metallophosphoesterase: MLTVVSDTHSTDSHRLTGRTLDAVREAELVVHLGDFMRELVLDAFESESSRLLGVYGNNDDAEIRDRLPEARNFTFAGLTFAATHTRRGGSTALSMFGRERDADVVLFGHSHRPTFEATGEATLLNPGSHAQPRGHRAAHAELEAMTDGGVSGRLVTVEGDAFETFTIPPSEG, encoded by the coding sequence ATGCTGACCGTCGTCTCCGACACCCACAGCACGGACTCGCACCGACTCACCGGTCGGACGCTGGACGCCGTCCGCGAGGCGGAACTCGTCGTCCACCTCGGCGACTTCATGCGCGAACTCGTCCTCGACGCCTTCGAGTCGGAGTCCTCGCGGCTCCTCGGTGTGTACGGCAATAACGACGACGCGGAGATACGGGACCGACTGCCGGAGGCTCGCAACTTCACCTTCGCGGGATTGACGTTCGCGGCGACGCACACGCGCCGCGGCGGGTCGACGGCGCTCTCGATGTTCGGCCGCGAACGTGACGCCGACGTGGTTCTGTTCGGCCACAGCCACCGGCCGACGTTCGAGGCGACGGGCGAGGCGACGCTCCTGAATCCGGGGAGCCACGCGCAACCGCGCGGACACCGCGCCGCGCACGCCGAACTCGAAGCCATGACGGACGGCGGCGTCTCCGGACGACTCGTCACCGTCGAGGGCGACGCCTTCGAGACGTTCACTATCCCGCCGTCCGAGGGGTGA
- a CDS encoding ArsR/SmtB family transcription factor, with product MTTHRKPGHDVADILPFRSDAGDDDDKEPRVVGLDGEEVSDLLSAISSETARSILSSLHEEPATPSEVADRADTSIQNAQYHLGRLEDAGLIEPGGTVYSEKGREMTVYAPADRALVVVAGREEDTSGLRSVLSRLLGGLGVVALGSVVVDRLTRTAAGPTVSLAGDGGGGGGEGGAAPGASDGANATGATGAESTSTPAPAPTATPTDARGGGVGIAEAPSTTAGEATSTETATRAAEATRTAIETAVGSGADTGAGAGSSSVVGALSTLAPAELFFLGGVATLVCATAYWWVTR from the coding sequence ATGACGACGCACCGGAAACCGGGCCACGACGTGGCCGACATCCTCCCGTTCCGCTCCGACGCAGGCGACGACGACGACAAGGAACCCCGCGTCGTCGGACTCGACGGCGAAGAGGTGTCGGACCTGCTCTCGGCCATCTCCTCGGAGACGGCCCGGAGCATCCTCTCGTCGCTCCACGAGGAACCCGCGACACCCTCCGAAGTCGCCGACCGGGCCGACACCTCGATTCAGAACGCCCAGTACCACCTCGGCCGCCTCGAAGACGCCGGCCTCATCGAACCCGGCGGGACGGTCTACTCCGAGAAGGGGCGGGAGATGACCGTCTACGCGCCCGCCGACCGGGCGCTGGTCGTCGTCGCCGGGAGAGAAGAGGACACGAGCGGCCTCCGGTCGGTGCTCTCGCGACTGCTCGGCGGCCTCGGCGTCGTCGCCCTCGGCAGCGTCGTCGTCGACCGACTGACGCGGACGGCCGCGGGGCCGACCGTCTCGCTCGCCGGAGACGGTGGCGGAGGCGGAGGCGAAGGCGGGGCCGCACCGGGCGCCTCGGACGGCGCGAACGCCACGGGGGCGACGGGGGCGGAGTCGACGTCGACACCCGCTCCCGCCCCGACCGCGACGCCGACGGACGCCAGGGGGGGCGGAGTCGGTATCGCGGAGGCGCCCTCGACGACCGCTGGCGAGGCAACGAGCACGGAAACCGCGACTCGGGCCGCGGAGGCGACCCGGACGGCGATAGAGACGGCCGTCGGATCCGGGGCCGACACCGGCGCCGGCGCCGGCAGCTCCTCCGTCGTCGGCGCGCTGTCGACGCTCGCGCCCGCGGAACTGTTCTTCCTCGGCGGCGTCGCGACGTTGGTCTGCGCGACGGCCTACTGGTGGGTCACCCGCTGA